The Bacteroides sp. AN502(2024) DNA segment CTGAACCGGAAACAGCGCCTTTGTGTGCTTTATTTCTGTCTGAGTTTCGGGATCCTGCTTTCCGTGGTCTTTGACCACCCGCTGCTGGAGCTTGCCGTCGTGCTGAACTTCGGGGCTTCAGCGAGGCTGATGAAGAGGCATGTCCCTTTGAATGATTTGGAGGAGTGATAATCGGACTGGGAGATGGAATACTATAAGAAAACATTGTGTGTAACCCATGAGGAGCTGACTTCTGGTGATGATCCTGTCATACGATCCGATACTTTACGCCAGAATGTACACCGTGGTAATATCCAAAGTGCCCATCGTGGTGGTGGCGAAGGTGGATACGCGCTATACATCTATTCCTCCCTTCCCGATAAATACCAGAAACGTTTTGTTGCCAAATACGGCGATCCTGAACAGAAACTGATACGAGAAATGATTATGAGCAAAGTGAAGAAAGACGAGAACGCGGAGCTTTTCTTTGAGGAGTACCGCTACGACAAGAACGGTGAGCAGGTTCTCCTTCCCGAGCGTATCCAGGCCGAGTATGTATGGAACGCCTCGGTGCTTAACGCACTGATCAGCGAGCTGGACACGCTTCGTCCGAAACGTAACATGCTGGGGGGTAGCCGTAATGTATGGGAAACGTTGCTTGCCAGGGTTGAGGAATGGCGCGAGGAGTATGCGCATACCCTTCCGGGCAGCGAGGGCCGCCTGAAGAGCCTTGTGAACCAGTACAGGCCGCAGAACTACGCGGTACTGGTCAGCGGCAAGTATGGCAACAGCAACACGCTGAAGATCGAGGAGGAAGCCGGGCGTTACCTTGTCGCGCTGAAACGGAGCCGCGTCCCTGTCTATACCGACATGCAGATATTCGAGGAGTACAACCGTGTCGCCCCGGAACGTGGCTGGAAGCCCCTGAAGAGTCCCCGCAGCCTTCGCGAATGGCTTAACAGCCCCCGTATCGAGCCTTTATGGTATGATGCGGTCCACGGAGAGATGAAGGCGCACCAGCGTTACGGCCGCAAGCACAAGACCGAACTTCCCAGCCGCCGTGACAGCCTGTGGTACGGTGACGGTACGAAATTGAACCTCTACTACAAGGACGAGCATGGTAATGTCCGCACCATCGGTGTGTACGAGGTCATGGATGCCTACAGCGAGGTACTGCTGGGCTTCCATATCAGCGAGAACGAGAATTACGAGGCGCAATATCACGCCTACCGCATGGCTCTCCAGACAAGCGGGCACAAGCCTTACGAGCTGGTCCATGACAACCAGGGCGGTCACAAGAAACTGGAACGTGTCTCGGATGGTCTGCTGGCAAAGATCAGCCATATCCACCGCCCGACCGCTCCCTACAGCGGCCAGTCGAAAACTATCGAATCGGCTTTCGGCCGTTTCCAGAGCCAGGTCCTGCATAAGGACTGGCGGTTTACCGGTCAGAACATCACCACCAAGAAAGCATCCAGCCGCCCGAACCTTGAGTTCATCGAGGCCAATAAGGACAAACTTTACACCCTTGCCGAGCTGAAGGCGAAATATGTCGAGGCACGCCGGGAATGGAACGAGATGAAGCATCCGGCCACCGGTATTTCCCGGATCGGGATGTACAACACCAGTGTGAACGAGGAGACGGAAACGGTGACGGCACGTGACATGGTGGATATTTTCTGGGTGATGACCTCCCGCCCGAGCACGTTCACTTCTTCCGGTATCGAGGTCACGATCGGCGGTAAGTCCCGCACCTATGAGGTTTATTCCTCCCCGGGCGTTCCGGATCATGAATGGCGCCGCCGGAATACCTACAAGCAGTTCTATGTCAAGTATGACCCGTATGATTTCGGCAGGTCCGGCTGTACTGGAAGGACAAGGGCGGGGAGTTCCGTTTCGAGCGTGTCGCCGAGCCCTACATGGTTATCCACCGTGCCATCCAGGACCAGGGAGAAGGCGAGGCCGCCTTCATCCGCTGGGAACAGGAGGACAACGTGCAGGACCGCGTGGAACGTCAGGTGGTTGCCAAGGAAATAGAGTACGAGCACGGGGTGGCTCCCGAACAGCACGGTCTGAACACTCCGAAACTGAAAGGTATTACGGCCGAGGTGCAACGTCAGATAGACCGTCGTACAAAGAAGTACGGCCAGCCTCCGGAAGAGATTGCCCTGGGGCGTTCCACCAAAGTAATCAGCAATATAAGCTGGGACCAGCTCGGTCGTCGTGAAGTGGACAAACGGAAAATAGTCGGAAAATTTTAAAGAAAATTGATTATAAAAATACGATTGGTTATGGAAATTACAATGAAAGAGAAAAACGCCATCAGTGAGCGCCTTCGCGCTTACGTGGCCAAATACCCGAGCCAGACGAAGGCCGCGGGCAGCCTGAAAGGTGTCAGCGTGGGTACCGTGAGCAATATCCTGAACGGCCGTTTCGAGAACATCAGCGATGAGATGTTCCGCAACGTGGCCTCCCAGGTGGGAGGTATGGGCACACCCGGCTGGCAGATCGTTGAGACGGGCGCGTACCAGGAGATTACCGAAGTGCTTTCCGACGCGCAGCGCTGGCGTAGCGTCCGCTGGGTGACCGGCGAGGCCGGCTGCGGCAAGAGCACCACCGCCCGGGTGTACCTTCAGGACCACAAGGAGGTTTTTTACATCCTTTGCTCCGAAGACATGAAGAAGGGCGATTTTGTCCGCGAGATTGCCCGCACGGTAGGAATCCGTACCGAAGGCTGCAATATCCGCGAGGTGTGGGGGCTTATCCTTGACGACATCATCCAGATGGACGCGCCCCTGCTGGTGTTTGACGAAGCCGACAAGCTGACAGAGCCGGTGTTCCACTACTTCATCAGCCTGTACAACAAGCTGGAGGAGAAATGCGGTGTCGTTTTCCTGAGTACCGACTATATCGTCAAGCGTATCAGTAACGGGCTGAAGTACCAGAAGCCCGGTTATAAGGAATTTTTCAGCCGTATCGGACGTAAGTTCTTCACGTTGGAGCCGACTGACCAGAATGATGTCTATATTATCTGCACGGCGAACGGGCTGACTTCCCGGCAGGATATCGATGTCGTGATGAAGGAGGCTGCCACCTGCGATTATGACCTTCGCCGCGTGAAGGATTCCATCCACAAGGTAAAACGCATGAGTGATTTGTAACCCGTTCAAATACCGTTCAAACGCAATTTTAAGGATATGGAAAACAAATTTGAATACTTGAGAATCGATGGCCGCGACCGGCTTCCCTCTCCCTGGTTCAGCTATCCCGTCCTGACGGAATACGAGACTGTGGCCATTTACCGGAACGGACGCGACTATCTGGACGTCCTTGTAGGGCGGCAGGACGGCTGGTGGACTGCCGGCGTCCACATGCAGGTGAACAGTTCCGGTGCCGGTTTCGGCCCGGGGCGCAAATGGGGACAGTTCGCCACCCGTGAGAACGCCCTTCTGTGGGCGCTCTGCTGGATGCTCTGCCATAAGAAACTACAGGGCGCCGCACGGCAGGCCGTTCTTGACAAGATTGACGATATCCGGCAACTTAAACTTTTCTGACCATGAAGCGTGCATTGAGTGTAAAGGATATCCTCAGCAAGAAGTATGAGGTATTTCCCTTCGA contains these protein-coding regions:
- a CDS encoding AAA family ATPase, with product MEITMKEKNAISERLRAYVAKYPSQTKAAGSLKGVSVGTVSNILNGRFENISDEMFRNVASQVGGMGTPGWQIVETGAYQEITEVLSDAQRWRSVRWVTGEAGCGKSTTARVYLQDHKEVFYILCSEDMKKGDFVREIARTVGIRTEGCNIREVWGLILDDIIQMDAPLLVFDEADKLTEPVFHYFISLYNKLEEKCGVVFLSTDYIVKRISNGLKYQKPGYKEFFSRIGRKFFTLEPTDQNDVYIICTANGLTSRQDIDVVMKEAATCDYDLRRVKDSIHKVKRMSDL